In the genome of Sphingomonas sp. LR60, the window CGATCCTAAGCCTCTAGAACGTGACCCATCAATGCTGATGTGTACCCCGACGAAGGCCGGGGCCCAGCTGGGCATCGCTAATGATGTGCCTCGCGCTTCAACTCCCAAGCCTTCCCAACTGGGCCCCGGCCTTCGCCGGGGTACAAATAGAGATGGTTCAAGCCAGCTGGATCAGACCCGAAAGACACCCGTCATTGCGAGCGAAGCGAAGCAATCCAAGGCGTCCTAGTCCGACTCTGGATTGCTTCGCTACGCTCGCAATGACGAAGAGCGACTATCCGATCGCACGTCCTTCAAAGCTGATGCCCCGTACGATCGCGCTTGGTAGCCAAGTAACGTTCGTTGTGCGGGTTCGCCGGCAGCGCATGCGGAACGCGCTCGACCACCTCGACCCCCGCCGCCTCCAGCCCGGCGACCTTGGCAGGATTATTGGTCAGCAATCGCACACGGTCCTGCCCCAACAACCGCAACATCCGCGCCGCGACTCCGAAGTCGCGCGCGTCGATCGCAAACCCGAGCCGGACATTGGCATCGACGGTATCGAAGCCCTGATCCTGCAACGCATAGGCGCGCAGCTTGTTGACCAGCCCGATCCCGCGCCCCTCCTGCCGCAAGTAAAGCAACACCCCCATCCCGCGGCGGAAATCGCCTCGATCGCGGCGTGCAATTGCGGCCCGCAATCGCATTTCAGGCTGCCGAGCACATCGCCGGTCAGGCATTCGCTATGCAGCCGGACGAGGGGCGGTTCGCCCGTCGCTGTGCCGATCACCAGCGCGATATGTTCGTCGGCGCTCTCCGGGGAGCGGAAGGCGACGATCTCCGCCTGCTCGGCCCCGGCAACCGGCAACCGCGCGCGCACCGCGATCTGTAACGCCTGCGCATCCTCATGCGCCGCGATCGCGCGCGCATCGACGGTCTGTACCGACTCGCCACGCCCGACGGCGAAGGCAGGAAGCAGCCCGGCGATCCGCGCAAGTTGCAGCGCAGCGCCCGCCGCTCCCGGCGCTGTCACCGGAATCGTGCGGAACGGTCCCTTCAGCGGCGTCGCGAGATCGAGCTGCGGGTCGGCCAATGCGGTCGCCAGCGCCATGTCGAACCACGGGGCATGTTCGACCATCACCGGCCGATCGGGCACCGCCGCGTCGAGTTGGTTCGCAAGCTTGAGCGTCGCGGCGCGCCCGCTCGACAGCAGCACGTCGAAGTGACCGTCCACGGCAAAGCGCGCCAGCCGCTCGCCATCGGCGGTTTCGATCGCCAGCAGGGTCAGCGACGGTTCGTCGTCCGCGGTTACCGTGATCGGCCAGCCGCGCCGCATCGCGTCGATCGCGCGCGCCGCGTCGCGCGCTTCGGCAGCGTGGGTCACCACGCGAATTCGGTCATGATCGGCACATGGTCCGACGGCTTGAGCCAGCTACGGCACGGCTCGAAGACGGTATGCGCGGTCGCGGTCGTTGCGACATCGCCGGTCGCCCACATATGGTCTAGGCGGCGGCCGCGATCGTTCTTGGTCCAGTCGGGCGAGCGATAGCTCCACCACGTATGCAGCCGGGCCGGCGCCGGATGGAAATGTCGTCCGAGATCGACCCAGTCGTTCGACGCCTTGAGTCGGTCGAGCGCCTCGACCTCGACCGGCGTATGGCTGACGACCTTCAGCAGCGCCTTGTGGCTCCACACGTCGCTTGGCAGCGGAGCAATGTTGAAGTCGCCAGTCAGGATCGTCGGCTCGGTCAGCGCTTCCGACCAGCGGGTCATGCGTTCGACGAAATCGAGCTTCTGCCCGAACTTGGCGTTCAGCTCGCGATCGGGGACGTCGCCGCCAGCCGGAACATAGACATTCTCCAGCCGCACGCCGTTGGGCAGCCGGACCCCCAGGTGTCGCGCCTCGCGATTGGCCTGCCAGTCGAGCCGATCGTCGGCGGTGACGGGGACGCGCGCAACGATCGCGACGCCGTGATGCATCCGCTGTCCGTGCAGCAGAATGTGATCGTAACCGAGGGCACGAAAGGCTTCGATCGGGAAGTCGGTGTCGATCACCTTGGTTTCCTGCAGGCACAGCACGTCGGGCTGCGCCTCGCGAAGGAATTGCTCGACGATCTCGATGCGGAACCGGACCGAGTTGATGTTCCAGGAGACGATTTTCACGACCGGCTAGGTAGCTTCGCGCCGAAGGGTCGACAAGGCACGCCGATGCAAGGCGACCGAACGAGAAAGGCCCTCGCTCCGGGGGCATGGAGCGAGGGCCGACTCAGCGTTCGTCACGCAAGCGGTAGGCAGGAGACCGGGCAACAGGGGGAAAATCCCGGCGGCCCGCCGACCGTGCTCATTGCTCTAAGGCCCGCAGCCTTTCGCGGACATGAACGAATTGGACAAAAATGCCGAAATTTAGCTCGATCGACCCTGTCGACGCGGATCGACCCAGCGGAACGCGGAGTCGGCGACCGGTACGTTGAACTTCTGATCGGTCAGCCGGATCGTGGTGCGATTGCCCTGGCTGTCGAGCGCCGCCCACCCCTGCAGCATCAACCCGCCCGGCGCCGCGGCGCTGCGCGCGAACACCAAGGTGATCCGCCCATATTCGGGATGTTTGTCGTCATAGGCTTCGACCGACAGGACCCCCGGATTGGTCGACGGCACGACCTTGGCATAGCGCGAGATGTCGCGGGTCGGATCGAGCAGCACACCCAAGGGTGAGTTGCCGATCGGCCAGCGCTGCACCTGCTTCACCGAATAATCGATGAAGGTGAGCGCCTTGCCGTCCCCGACGATCAGCAGCGGCACGCCCTTCTGATATTGGAAGCGGATCTTGCCCGGCCGCTTGAGCGTCAGCGTGCCGGTCAGCACCTGCCCGTTGCGATCGGTCTGGCTGAACGCCGCCGTCATCGAGTCGAGTCCGGCGATCGAGCGCTGCACCGCCGCCAGATCGGTGCCGGTCTGCGCTATCGCCGGAGTCGCGACCGCGACCAGCGCGGCGAGCGGCAGAAGATATTGCGACATGACGTCTCCACACAGCGTTACGGCGGCGAGACCTGCCCGCCGGCCATTGAACCCGCGCTGAACTCAGGTGAACAGCGTCGCCAGCCCCGGCGTCGTGTCGCTGCCGACCCAGCCTTCGTGGATCATGCGGAACGCCACGAACACGATCACTGCCAGCCCGACATAGGCGATCCAGCGATAGCGATCGATGATCCGCGCGATGAAGTTCGCAGCCAGCCCCATCAGCGCCACCGACAGCAACAGGCCGATGACGAGGATGCCGGGATGCTCCCGCGCCGCGCCCGCGACCGCCAGCACGTTGTCGAGGCTCATCGACACGTCGGCGACCGCGACCGCCCAGGCCGCCGCGGCGAAGCTCTTGACCGGCTTGACCGCCGCAGCGTCTTCGGCGGCATCGATCTCAGAGTGCCCGCCGCTCCGAGATCTCGCGCCAGAACTTCCAGCTGACCCACAACAGCAGCAACCCGCCCGCGAAGATCAGCCCGACGACTCCCATCAGCCAGGTGACGATCAACGCGAAGAAGATCCGCAGCACCAGCGCCGCGCCGATCCCGATCAGGATCACCTTCTTGCGCTGTTCGCTCGGCAATCCCGCGGCCAGCGCGCCGACTACGATCGCATTGTCGCCCGCCAGCACGAGGTCGATCATCAGCACCGATCCGAACGCAGCCAGCGCGGCAGGATCGGACAGGTTCGAGAAATCGGCGACGATATGCTGCCAGATGTCACCCAGCGAGCCGGGTCCCTGGATCGCCGCACCGGCGGAAGCCGCGGCGGCAAGCGTGGCGATAAGGCTCAATTAGGTCACTCCCCGTCTGACCGCATCAATGATGCTGGCCGGCATAACGTTCCGGGCGTGGAATGCCATGGGAAACGGGGAACCGTGGCCCCAGCCGTTGGTCGGGCGGGTACGCACCGCGGCGTACCCGACGGCCGGTTACTGGTTCATGGAATCGAAGAAGTCGTCGTTGGTCTTCGAATCCTTCATCTTGCCGAGCAGGAACTCCATCGCATCGACGGTGCCCATCTGCATCAGGATCCGGCGCAGCACCCACATCTTCGACAACTGGCCCTTCTCGACCAGCAGCTCTTCCTTGCGCGTGCCGCTCTTGCCGACGTCGATCGCCGGGAAGATGCGCTTGTCGGCCACCTTGCGGTCCAGCACGATCTCGGCGTTGCCGGTGCCCTTGAACTCTTCGAAGATCACTTCGTCCATGCGGCTGCCGGTATCGATCAGCGAGGTCGAGATGATCGTCAGCGATCCGCCTTCCTCGATGTTGCGCGCCGCACCGAAGAAGCGCTTCGGCCGCTGGAGCGCATTGGCGTCGACACCGCCGGTCAGCACCTTGCCCGACGACGGCACGACGGTGTTGTAGGCGCGACCCAGACGGGTGATGTTGTCGAGCAGGATGACGACATCCTTCTTGTGCTCGACCAGCCGCTTGGCCTTCTCGATCACCATCTCGGCGACCTGGACGTGGCGCGTCGCGGGTTCGTCGAAGGTGGAGCTGACCACCTCGCCGTTCACCGTGCGCTGCATGTCGGTGACTTCCTCGGGCCGCTCGTCGATCAGCAGCACCAGCAGGAACACTTCCGGATGGTTATGCGCGATCGCCCTCGCGATATTCTGCATCATGATCGTCTTGCCGACGCGCGGCGGGGCGACGATCAGGCAGCGCTGCCCCTTGCCGATCGGCGCGACGACGTCGAGCACGCGGCCCGACTTGTCCTTGATCGTCGGATCCTCGATTTCCATCTTCAGCCGCTCGTCGGGATAGAGCGGGGTGAGATTGTCGAAGTTCACCCGCTGGCGAACGCGCTCGGGGTCCTCGAAATTGACCTGCATGATCTTGACCAGCGCGAAGTACCGCTCGCCGTCCTTCGGCCCGCGGATCTCGCCTTCGACCGTGTCGCCGGTGCGCAGGCCGTGCTTGCGGACCTGATTG includes:
- a CDS encoding exodeoxyribonuclease III; its protein translation is MKIVSWNINSVRFRIEIVEQFLREAQPDVLCLQETKVIDTDFPIEAFRALGYDHILLHGQRMHHGVAIVARVPVTADDRLDWQANREARHLGVRLPNGVRLENVYVPAGGDVPDRELNAKFGQKLDFVERMTRWSEALTEPTILTGDFNIAPLPSDVWSHKALLKVVSHTPVEVEALDRLKASNDWVDLGRHFHPAPARLHTWWSYRSPDWTKNDRGRRLDHMWATGDVATTATAHTVFEPCRSWLKPSDHVPIMTEFAW
- the rho gene encoding transcription termination factor Rho, encoding MHLKDLKKKAPAELVQLAEELGVESASTLRKQDLMFAILKVQAENGEQIMGEGTIEVLPDGFGFLRSPQSNYLAGPDDIYVSPNQVRKHGLRTGDTVEGEIRGPKDGERYFALVKIMQVNFEDPERVRQRVNFDNLTPLYPDERLKMEIEDPTIKDKSGRVLDVVAPIGKGQRCLIVAPPRVGKTIMMQNIARAIAHNHPEVFLLVLLIDERPEEVTDMQRTVNGEVVSSTFDEPATRHVQVAEMVIEKAKRLVEHKKDVVILLDNITRLGRAYNTVVPSSGKVLTGGVDANALQRPKRFFGAARNIEEGGSLTIISTSLIDTGSRMDEVIFEEFKGTGNAEIVLDRKVADKRIFPAIDVGKSGTRKEELLVEKGQLSKMWVLRRILMQMGTVDAMEFLLGKMKDSKTNDDFFDSMNQ
- a CDS encoding LolA family protein, with product MSQYLLPLAALVAVATPAIAQTGTDLAAVQRSIAGLDSMTAAFSQTDRNGQVLTGTLTLKRPGKIRFQYQKGVPLLIVGDGKALTFIDYSVKQVQRWPIGNSPLGVLLDPTRDISRYAKVVPSTNPGVLSVEAYDDKHPEYGRITLVFARSAAAPGGLMLQGWAALDSQGNRTTIRLTDQKFNVPVADSAFRWVDPRRQGRSS